From a region of the Osmia lignaria lignaria isolate PbOS001 chromosome 10, iyOsmLign1, whole genome shotgun sequence genome:
- the LOC117611228 gene encoding FMR1-interacting protein NUFIP1 gives MSPLNRGPLLGPRVPPAGIRPPPPPRFGGRLPPLAFPPGMAPPPINPVFGPIRQRLPPPPRPGGVNRPSGPMPLFGPRVRAMAPMALPMGLRGAGPRGPLMRPWHRRALPPQILSHMRPRFSIGNGNSKGKPLNNVKKVSKLDELELKKPWMTDEIRSEIQKKNKLYAKAKKNKDAKEWEEFKDLRNKVTRMIRDAKNDYLAKHPEQAHLYPSDGEPYDQRDINDTSSEDDESFYCEVCDKDFSSEDALSKHKQEHKFCGIDGCTFSAYPLLVEKHIAMQHSTGLYHKIKNISTPEDIEKWIMERKKRYPTKVNIELRNAEKLEKTQRGEIIKQKQDITKQHKRKKLLRSRNRKRTVQKQPTEISNTIQQKETYRGLPEFCGTSNLRDTNLQIESKTDETIENVPEENINYISDEEEIPTTSSESVTTTLNIPNLVANYESSSEESNGPLEVPIKREKLDNLTVEENDIKKNENEIIHNTQSSVNIQERPAPQSSEKLMSKDFKSKKKQNIESNRDLKNKKQKCEINKKQPYTSQLLQKLLSRSIQHERNLICQCVKYIVDNNFFD, from the exons ATGAGTCCATTAAATCGGGGACCTTTATTAGGACCGCGAGTTCCACCGGCTGGTATACGGCCTCCTCCACCTCCAAGATTTGGAGGTAGACTACCACCTCTTGCTTTCCCCCCAGGAATGGCACCACCACCTATAAATCCAGTTTTTGGCCCAATACGACAAAGATTACCGCCACCACCAAGACCAGGTGGAGTAAACAGACCCAGTGGTCCAATGCCACTGTTTGGTCCAAGAGTTAGAGCTATGGCCCCAATGGCTCTACCAATGGGCTTAAGAGGTGCAGGACCTCGAGGACCATTAATGAGACCTTGGCATAGAAGAGCACTACCACCTCAAATTTTGTCTCATATGAGACCACGATTTTCCATAGGAAATGGTAATTCTAAAGGGAAACCATTGAACAATGTGAAAAAAGTTAGCAAACTTGAT GAATTAGAACTAAAGAAGCCATGGATGACTGATGAAATTCGTagtgaaatacaaaagaaaaataagctGTATGCTAAAGCAAAAAAGAATAAAGATGCAAAAGAATGGGAAGAATTTAAAGATTTGAGAAACAAAGTAACCAGGATGATCAGAGATGCTAAAAATGATTATCTTGCAAAACATCCAGAACag GCTCATCTTTATCCAAGTGATGGGGAACCTTATGATCAGAGAGATATAAATGATACCAGTTCAGAGGATGATGAATCGTTTTATTGCGAAGTATGCGATAAAGACTTTTCATCAGAGGATGCTCTTTCTAAACATAAACAAGAACATAAATTTTGTGGTATCGATGGATGTACTTTTTCTGCTTATCCATTGCTTGTTGAAAAACATATAGCAATGCAGCATAGTACTGGTTtgtatcataaaataaaaaatatatcaacTCCAGAAGATATTGAAAAATGGATAATGGAACGGAAAAA GAGATATCCTACAAAAGTTAACATTGAATTACGAAATGcggaaaaattggaaaaaacaCAAAGGggagaaataataaaacaaaagcaAGATATTACCAAgcaacataaaagaaaaaagttgttaCGCTCTCGCAATCGAAAAAGAACAGTACAAAAACAACCTACTGAAATTAGCAATACCATTCAACAAAAGGAAACATATAGAGGTTTACCTGAATTCTGTGGAACGT cgAATTTACGGGATACTAACTTGCAGATAGAAAGTAAGACTGATGAAACTATTGAAAATGTACCTGAGGAAAATATCAACTATATCTCtgatgaagaagaaatacctacTACATCATCAGAATCTGTGACTACTACTTTGAACATACCTAATTTAGTAGCAAATTATGAAAGTAGTTCTGAAGAAA GCAATGGCCCTCTAGAAGTACCAATTAAGAGAGAAAAATTGGATAATTTGACAGTAGaagaaaatgatattaaaaaaaatgaaaatgaaattatccaTAATACGCAATCAAGTGTAAATATACAAGAACGACCTGCTCCTCAGTCGTCAGAAAAATTGATGTCTAAAGATTTTAAAtctaaaaagaaacaaaatattgAATCAAATCgggatttaaaaaataaaaaacaaaaatgtgaGATAAACAAGAAACAACCATATACCTCACAATTGTTACAAAAACTACTTTCACGATCTATACAGCACGAAAGGAATTTAATTTGTCAGTGTGTAAAATACATAgtagataataatttttttgattGA
- the l(1)G0020 gene encoding RNA cytidine acetyltransferase l(1)G0020 — MVRKKIDNRIRVLIENGVNTGHRTLFIVIGEKARDQIVLLHHMLSKSVVKARPSVLWCYKKDLGFSSHRKKRMKSIQKKVKSGKLDVNEDDPFELFVVSTNIRYCYYHETHKILGNTYGMCVLQDFEAITPNLLARTIETIEGGGLIVFLLQSVNSLKQLYTMNMDVHQRFRTEAHQNVVGRFNERFLLSLASCKRCLVVDDQLNVLPISSHNLKIEPVQKLTSSEEQSELDILKESLKDTQPVSSLVNCCKTIDQAKALLKFIECISEKTLRSTVSLTAARGRGKSAALGLAIAGAITFGYSNIYVSSPSPENLNTLFEFVFKGFDGLGYQEHLDYGLVQSTNPEFNKATVRVNVFRDHRQTIQYIHPTDAYKLNQAELLVIDEAAAIPLPYVKAMLGPYLIFLSSTINGYEGTGRSLSLKLLQQLRSQTVGSNSHEKSEKQQNEKTVIGRQLHELTLEESIRYKPGDSIEQWLCDLLCLNATHTLILSGCPPPDMCQLYYINRDTLFSYHKASELFLQRLVALYVASHYKNSPNDLQMMSDAPAHHLFCLLGPIDSNKKSLPEILAVIQICLEGEMSKNAVNDGLVRGRKAAGDLIPWAMAQQYQDQDFPMLAGARIVRIATHPDYHGMGYGSRALELLKQYYEMKILNISEAPLETCNTEISKVEDEKVNLLEEQIEPRASLPPLLLKLTERRPENLDYIGVSFGVTEQLMKFWKRANFVPVYLRQTPNDITGEYSCIMLYKLNFEQEDSKWLQAYWNDFRRRFINLLSFSFNSYPSSLALSILINKTVKPETTTLTKEILDVYFTSYDLKRLSMYSNNMADYHLIMDLLPSLAHLYFLNMMSDTHLSAVQSAILLGLGLQHKTVDKLAEELDLPSSQLLALFNRIIRKCVQYLNGIAENFIESTMMKIQTSNEDVKLNPINGKSLHDELETAAKELKAKQKAELEKLKRENLEQYAIKGSETEWSNVLSGKKAKNLISIKSGEKRISEDDSALERPKKQYKKKIRRSFKT, encoded by the exons ATGGTGCGTAAGAAGATAGATAACCGCATTCGCGTTTTAATAGAGAATGGTGTTAATACAGGACACAGAACACTGTTCATTGTTATCGGAGAAAAAGCAAGGGATCAG aTTGTTCTGCTACATCATATGTTATCAAAATCTGTTGTAAAAGCCAGACCTTCTGTACTTTGGTGTTATAAAAAAGATCTAGGATTTAGTAGCCACAGAAAGAAACGAATGAAGTCTATACAAAAGAAAGTTAAATCAGGGAAATTGGATGTTAATGAAGATGATCCATTTGAATTATTTGTTGTCTCTACTAATatacgatattgttattatcatgaAACACACAAAATATTGGGAAATACATATGGAATGTGTGTTTTACAA GATTTTGAAGCAATTACACCAAATTTATTAGCGCGTACTATTGAAACTATCGAAGGAGGAGGACTTATTGTATTTCTTTTACAATCTGTGAATTCTTTAAAACAATTATACACAATGAACATGGATGTTCATCAGAGATTTCGCACAGAAGCACATCAA AATGTTGTTGGTCgttttaatgaaagatttttattatCTCTTGCTTCGTGTAAAAGATGTTTAGTTGTTGATGATCAGTTAAATGTATTACCTATATCATCGCATAATTTAAAAATCGAACCTGTGCAGAAATTAACTTCTTCTGAAGAGCAATCAGAATTAGATATCCTGAAAGAAAGTTTAAAAGATACACAACCTGTTTCTTCTCTTGTTAATTGCTGTAAAACAATTGATCAG gcTAAAGCACTGTTAAAGTTTATTGAATGCATATCAGAGAAAACATTAAGATCTACTGTCTCTTTAACTGCAGCTAGAGGACGTGGAAAATCTGCAGCTTTAGGTTTAGCTATTGCTGGAGCTATAACATTTGGTTACTCAAACATTTATGTTTCAAGTCCAAGTCCTGAGAATTTAAATACTTTGTTTGAATTCGTCTTTAAAG GCTTTGATGGTTTGGGATACCAAGAACATCTTGATTATGGTCTTGTACAGTCTACAAATCCTGAATTTAATAAAGCTACTGTACGTGTAAACGTCTTCCGAGATCACAGACAGACAATTCag tacaTTCATCCTACTGATGCATATAAATTAAATCAAGCTGAATTACTTGTAATTGATGAAGCTGCTGCAATACCACTTCCTTATGTGAAAGCCATGCTTGGGccttatttaatatttctttcatcAACTATTAATgg ATACGAAGGAACAGGTAGAtctttatcattaaaattattacaacaATTGAGAAGTCAGACTGTTGGTTCAAACAGTCATGAAAAGAGTGAAAAACAACAGAATGAAAAGACAGTTATTGGAAGGCAGTTGCATGAACTCACTTTAGAAGAATCTATTCGTTATAAGCCAGGAGATTCTATTGAACAATGGCTGTGTGATTTATTATGTTTAAATGCTACACATACACTTATATTATCTGGATGCCCGCCTCCTGATATGTGCCAGTTATATTATATAAACAG AGATACATTATTTTCTTATCATAAAGCGTctgaattatttttacaaagATTAGTTGCTCTTTATGTTGCTTCACATTACAAA AATAGTCCAAATGATTTACAAATGATGTCTGATGCACCAGCACATCATCTTTTTTGCCTCTTGGGACCAATAGATTCAAACAAAAAATCATTACCTGAAATATTAGCTGTCATTCAA ATTTGCTTAGAAGGTGAAATGAGTAAAAATGCAGTGAATGATGGTCTTGTCCGAGGGCGCAAAGCAGCTGGTGATCTCATACCATGGGCTATGGCACAACAATATCAAGATCAAGATTTTCCAATGTTAGCCGGGGCACGCATTGTTCGCATTGCAACACATCCCGATTATCACGga ATGGGGTATGGCAGTCGAGCATTAGAATTATTGAAACAGtattatgaaatgaaaatacttAATATTAGTGAAGCACCCTTAGAAACATGCAACACAGAAATATCTAAAGTTGAAGATGAGAAAGTGAATTTGTTAGAAGAACAAATTG AACCTCGAGCCTCTCTTCCACCGCTTCTTTTAAAATTAACTGAAAGACGTCCAGAAAATTTGGATTATATTGGAGTATCTTTCGGTGTTACTGaacaattaatgaaattttggaaacGGGCTAATTTCGTACCTGTATATTTGAg ACAAACACCAAATGATATAACAGGAGAGTATTCGTGTATAATGTTGTATAAGCTAAATTTTGAACAAGAAGATAGTAAGTGGTTGCAAGCATATTGGAATGATTTTCGACGACGATTTATAAATTTACTTTCTTTCTCATTTAATTCATATCCATCTTCATTGGCATTGAGCATATTAATCAATAAAACGGTTAAGCCAGAGACTACAA CACTAACAAAAGAGATTTTAGATGTATATTTTACATCTTATGATTTAAAACGTTTATCCATGTATAGCAATAATATGGCAGATTATCATTTAATAATGGATTTATTGCCATCATTAGCTCATTTGTACTTTTTAAATATGATGAGCGATACTCATCTATCAGCTGTACAATcg gcCATTTTATTAGGGTTAGGTTTACAAcacaaaactgttgataaattAGCAGAAGAATTAGATTTACCATCATCACAATTACTTGCATTATTTAATCGCATTATACGGAAATGTGTACAGTATCTTAATGGAATAGCGGAGAACTTTATTGAGAGTACTATGATGAAAATCCAAACGAGCAATGAAGATGTCAAATTAAATCCTATCAATGGGAAAAGTTTGCATGATGAATTAGAAACTGCAGCAAAG GAATTGAAAGCAAAACAAAAGGCtgaattagaaaaattgaaaagagaaaatttaGAACAGTATGCCATCAAGGGATCAGAAACTGAATGGAGTAATGTACTTTCTGGAAAGAAAGCTAAGAATCTTATATCTATAAAAAGTGGTGAGAAAAGAATATCAGAAGATGACAGTGCTTTGGAACGTCCAAAGAAGCAGTACAAAAAAAAGATAAGACGTTCTTTTAAAACTTAA